From Panthera uncia isolate 11264 chromosome X, Puncia_PCG_1.0, whole genome shotgun sequence, the proteins below share one genomic window:
- the LOC125931623 gene encoding RNA polymerase II subunit A C-terminal domain phosphatase SSU72-like, translating into MSTVPLRVAVVCASNQNRSMEAHYFLSKRGFSVRSFGTGTHVELPGPAPDEPNVYDFRTTYDQMYNDLVSKDRDLYTQNGMLHMLERNKRIKPRPERFQNCQDVFDLIVTCEESVYDQVVEDMNSREQVTCQPVHVINVDIEDNDEEATVGAILICKLCQCIQHTKDMEDDLDELLQEFEEKSGRPFLHTVCFY; encoded by the coding sequence ATGTCTACCGTGCCGCTGCGGGTGGCGGTGGTGTGCGCCAGCAACCAGAACCGGAGCATGGAGGCCCACTACTTTCTCAGCAAACGGGGATTCAGCGTCCGGTCCTTTGGAACGGGAACTCACGTGGAGCTCCCGGGCCCCGCACCCGACGAGCCCAACGTTTACGATTTCCGAACCACCTATGACCAGATGTACAACGATCTCGTCAGCAAGGACAGAGACCTCTACACGCAAAATGGCATGTTACATATGTTGGAGCGTAACAAAAGGATCAAGCCCCGGCCGGAGAGGTTCCAGAACTGCCAGGACGTGTTTGATCTGATTGTCACCTGCGAAGAGAGTGTGTACGACCAGGTGGTGGAAGATATGAATTCCAGAGAGCAAGTGACCTGCCAGCCGGTGCACGTGATCAACGTGGACATCGAGGACAACGACGAAGAGGCCACCGTGGGCGCGATCCTCATCTGCAAGCTGTGCCAGTGCATTCAGCACACCAAGGACATGGAGGACGATTTGGACGAGCTGTTGCAGGAGTTCGAGGAGAAGAGCGGCAGACCCTTCCTGCACACCGTGTGCTTCTACTGA